The nucleotide sequence AATATGCTGTAATCATTTACATCTGCTTATATttgcttagaatatgcttaagatATGTTGAAATAGCTTATAAAGTCTGCTTTTTGCATAAAGAGCCAAAGATTTGCAATAAAAGGAGTAGTTTAAATCTGCCTCTTTTCCTCTGTCTCCTGACTTGAAACTTTAATTTTCCTAAGAAAACAATTGGAACAGTCACAGAGATAAcaggtctgggcagacagccaatgtgtTATGTTTACTATCAACATGAAGTAAAAAAGGAAGCTCGTTATATGGCATGGCTGAGACTTGTAGAGGGGGCAAAGCAGACTTTCCAGAGAGTTGACAATAGAGGTCCCACCAGAAGCCAGACTAATGCCCTGATTGACAGCCTGATGAGGATGTAGAAGTAGGCACAGAAAAGAGCTGTGAACAGGCAGTAGCTGATAAGATCATGGGAACACGCCTTCCTTTAGATAAGTGTATAAAAATCAGTCAAAGATGCAGAACACAAGCATCCatgtattccatccatgacatctgatgggtgatataGCATGACATGCATTTCCAagtactttggctctgtaatatgacttacAGGTTAACTtagtccttcatctattgtaacctgttttaactaagatgtgtcttcagagtcttatacttgcatgttaaatggatatccagcaacttctttcatgctgacatatatatttctgtttttctgtttctgtaatgatggctaaggccacctagaatgcattttcttagttgtagtgtgcaagatacgaATAAATagtatatattataaagactgttctgctgtctgaagtctgatgctcaaatagaaaatttctggtacctgcCAAGACTTGAGAATTCTTGAGTGGGCTCTCCTCTATTCTCCACCTACATTggacgactgctgttgataacctgtgagcttaggtgaactaatgttcgacatacaaggactctatgtagacatggaggaagggagaaagcaagaatccTCGACCCTATGCATTCATTGGAAAGGGGGCTAGTCTTGCCGATATCACCACTCCTTGTGGAAGAGTCCCCAGTGAAACAAGAATCCAGGTGGACACTGACGTTGCTAAGAAATGAAGACACCTGCATCATGTAAGGAAAGGGTGAAGGGACCTTCTTCCACCTGAGGGCTGTATTCCCTTGTGGGTAACCTTTCAAGGCCTCTGTACCAATAGAGGGCCAGGTCTGAtccatggatgtgactcttacttttgtgCAATAGAAGTTGGAGGTTTCTACAAATACACAACAcggcctcctccttccttccatgGGAACACCGGAGTCAGACGAttggccatagaatcatagaacagtagagttggaagcctTCTATGTGGCCATTGGGTACagccccccctgctcaatgcaggaatccaacaggtggctgtccagctgcctcttgaaggcctccagtgttggaaagcccaccacctccttaggtcattggttccattgttgtactgctctaacactcaagaagttttttcctgatgtttagccaaaatctggcttcatgtaacttgaacccattattccatgtcctgcattctgggatgatctagaagagatcctggctctcctctgtgtgacaatctttcaagtacttgaacagtgctatcttatctcccgTTAGTCGTCTTAAGACTAGataggcccagttctttcagtctctcctcatagggctttgtttccagtcccctgatcatccttgttgctctcctctgaacctgttccagtttgtctgcatccttcttgaagtgtggtgtccagaactggaagcagtactcaagatgaggcctaaccagtgccaaaaagggggaactagtacttcatgtgatttggaaactatgcttctgttaatgcggcctaaaatagcatttgccttttttgtagccacatcatactgttggctcatattcagcttgtgatcggcaacaattccaaaatccttcttgcatgtagtattgctgagccaagaatctcccatcttataactacaTATGAGGGTTTTCcccctaggtatagaactttgcacttatccctgtttaaTTTCAGCCCattgcttcagcctatcaagatcactttgaattttgtttctgtcctccttcccaattttgtatcatctgcaaatttgataagcattccctgcacctcctcatccaagtcattaataaaaatgttgaagagcactgggcccaggacagagtcctgcggtaccccacttgttacctccccccagtttgagaaggaaccattaataagcactctttgagtatgaatcTGTAGCcaacatttagctagtttgctaatatATTATGGGGCacatttgtcaaaagctttgctgaagtagaggtatattatgcccacagaattccaccagggaggttacctgatcaaaaaatgagatacgattagtctggcaggatttgttcttgacaaatccatgttggcttctagtaattactgcatttttttcaaggtgctttatcatctgctccaggaTTCAGGAAGAAGGATTAGGGCCTGAGTATAAgtaaatatgaaaataaaaatgtgcatatgcgcTTTGTACAATTTCAACCTCAACTCTGTCTAATATGAAGTTTTTATCTTTTCCAGCAGATGATGTACAGGAGAGGGAGCATGGGGGAGAATTGTATGGGACCTCATCAGAAAGAATGGACAAGGAAAGCACAGAACAGAACTTGCACAATCAAGATGTGCCAAGGAGGCAAGAAGGAAATGAACAGAAAAGGGATAAATCTGTAATCTGGTATATCTGTTCAGAGTGTGGAAAATGCTTCAATTGTGGAGCCACagaacatcaaagaatccacaaaaACAAGAACTTGAGCAATCAAGATGGACCAAGGAGGCACAAGGGAAATGACACAGAACACAGGAGGGGTCTAGGTGGAATACCCCTCAAACCAGAAGAACCAGAAAAGAGAGATGAGGATTGTCCTGGTGCTCAATTGAGAATCTCTAAGGATGAACAACCAAATCAAAGCTCACTGTCTTGGGAAAGCACTGCTGGATTTGCGACAGCCCACATAGAAAGTAAGGAGCATATATATGTGTTAGAGTTTAGGTTGGTTGATACATATTactgcagagtgcagaaataactgggcTGTTAAGATTGGGAGCTGTAAGAGTAAAGAAACTTATTACTACAAAGATgaaaagtcatacatgctgaagaagCCATGTGGCttgcactcagggagccattgctAACTaagtgagaacaaagacaggaagagaaggaaggaagggggagaaaagcttgcaaaaacaacaaatgctttagaggaggaatcagtcAAGGAAAGAATAGATAGAAAGGCAATTGCCCACCCACTGATTCAGGTCATTTGTAACATGTGTTGATGGTTTACTCCCAACAAGAACATGGCTAGAAAAGGTGGGGGATAAATTTCTTCCTGTGAGTGGATAAGCAAGGAGGGGTAGTTTGCTGCCATTTGCATTCGATGTAGCATTGAGTAGACagtatcatagaatcgtagagctggaaggcacttataagaccatcaagtccaacctcctgctcagtgcaggaatccaagttaaagataCCCAACAAGTGGCTTGTCCTTATAGTAGGAACATGCTTGTTTAAGGCAGAGCTCTTGGGGAGCTGCACCAAGGAGCTCCTAGCAGAAAAGAAAAGATGGGCAGCAGATTCATTAAGACTTTCATAGGGAAAATTTTGGAATGTTTGCAGAAATGGGaaggagtcttgtggcactttaaagggtAACATGATTTATTGTAGCTCAAGTTTGGATGGTCAAGAGAGGCTGCTTCATTGTGTGGAAGAAAACAAAGCCTCATGTTGTTTTTGAAACAGATCCATTAGAGGCACCTTTATCTTTAACACAAGATCAAGAACAAACAGCTGTTTGGAGAGAAAGTCAGACTGAGATGGAAACACCATGAAAGCCCAAAAATTTGCTCCCCTAAAATTCTCGCAGCACATTTATATGGTTCCTCAAAAGGACACATACCCCAGAATTCCAGTATGTCATCATCTCAATATGTCACCTTGAcatgtgtttactttttttttttacaataatttttattcaaattttcataaaacatacaaaacaaaatcataaaacattcaaagacaaaaaacaaaacaaaacaaaaatgattaaacaaaaaaataaaatgttgacttcccatttgtcgcagatcaaatcagttataggtctacaatatataacaatcctgtctcttaaattatattataaaatcactttcctccagtagttatcttaattaatcatcaagtctcataaacattactttattctttccacaaaaagtcaaagagaggtttcaattctttaagaaatatatctatcaatttttctccaaataaacatgtcgattaatccatctcgtgaataataataataatcttattgtcataaccatagtccaaataaacatatcgattaatccatctcatcaaaccttgACATGTGTTTACTGTCCTTCACATCAAATAGAGGAAATTAAACATGAATTAGGAGAAGCGCTTATTAACAGTTTAAGGTTAAGAGTTACACTAAAAATTAAGCCCTAACTTCTTTACTTCCCCAATTACCTGCAGGAACCATAGGCCTCAGTTAGCAGGGATATACAGAAAACATGTCTTGAGAAAAAAAATATGTGTTTCAGCATTTGGAGGAAGTGGCTTTAATTTGAGACGCTTCCTAATTTCTTTCTGTGTATGGAAATGTCCCTGACGGGGATTTCCTGGCTACCTATGCTGCATGTCCCATGTTCTATTGTAGGGTTGGAGGACCAAAGCCCCACAGTTCCTGCCTTGGGGCTCAAGGGTCAAATGAAGTTTTCCATGCCCCCCCGAGGCTCTTATTTGTCATCTCCTGTTGTGTTGAGAGAGGGCAGGTTATGGGTTGGGCTGAGATCTCTATCCCTCATCTGAATAAGAAGGGGAGGTACAGGTCATGGTGAACTGGGTAAGGTTCCTTCTTTCAAATCTAGTTCTCAGGGAGAGACTCTATCAATCATTTCTTCCTGGCCTAGAGGTCCTGAAAAATATATCTTGTCTACTTCAAGGTTTCTTAACTCTGAAGGTATATCCGTAGCCCCTTcattttgggtctccagatgttcacagactgtaactcccatcagtcccaaccacaatggccaatagtcagggatgatgggaactatagtcccgCTTGTGGAAGAAAAAACTTTCCAGTCGatttattgtgctccaaaggacagagggtGAGGGAGAGCCGTATGAGATACTGTCTGAAGGACCTCAGCCTGAAGGGCCCTGTGTAGGGCTGTATCATCCTACATGAAACTACAACTGCTAAAAGGGGGAAATGTTCCATTTGGGGTTCAGTCACTTTGGAGATTTGCACTCGAGTTGTACACTGGATTCCGATGAGGCCAAGCCAATTCGGGCCATTGGAACATATTTGGGCCTCGGCCAAGTCGGGTTCTGACAGCCACTGATCACGACAGATAGGATTCAATAACCCGGAATGACCAGAGCTGTCGGGGGCCGTGGCATCAGGCTGGAAGAAGAGGCATTCGCAGCTTTCTTTCCTGCCTAATGAGCAGAGGCAGCAATCCTCCAGCGGTGTGGGTGCTGTTTTGTAATGGGCTTTCCTGTAGGAAACAGCTTCATGCAGGGTCTGTCCCTCCACTCACAAGCTAATTTAAATAAAGGGAATAACACCAAAGCACTTTGGGGGAGAACAAACTGTGGCTTTCCTTCTCATGTTGAGTCCTGTTGGGTTTTTCTCTTTATTCCACCAGGAGACTTTCAGGAGACTGAGGGTGAGGGAGAGCCGTGTGAGATACTGTCTGAAGGACCTCAGCCTGAAGAGGTAAAAGATAACTTGCGGTTTCAAGATGAGCGAAGGAAGCAAGTAGgaagccacacagaggagaggagggaaaatgCCTCTAAGTCTCCAGCCCTCCCCACAGAGGAAAAACCACATAAATGTGccatgtgtggaaagagctttgatAGAAGCTCTGGTCTTCTTAGACATGCAAGAATTCACACAGGAAAGGCACTTTTTCAGTGTGACATATGTGAAAAAAGCTTCAAACAGAGTTCAAACCTTATCTCCCACCGAAGAACCCATACTGGTGAAAGACCTTATGTATGCCTACAATGTGGAAAAGGCTTCAAACAGAGTTCAGACCTTATTATACATAGAAGAATCCATACTGGAGAGAAGCCTTATAAATGCCCGAAGTGTGAACTGAACTTCAGGTCCAACTCTAATCTTAAAGCACATCAGAGAACCCATAAAGGGGAGGAGCAGGACTGTGCCACGAACTAGGCATCAAGCCTTACTTAATCCTAAAACTGTCCACATTGAAGAGAAACGTTTGAATGCTCAAAGCATCAATGAAGTTTGTTTCAGCACAAGCCTTACAATACATCAACTAAGCCGTATAGCAGAGAGACCATATAAATTCTCAAACTGCAGCAAGTTCTGTGATGATTAATCAAATTAATGCGCATAAGAGAATTAAGACTACAAAGAGCTCATGTGATAACTGCTTGGAGCGTGGAAACTGTTGTAGTGTTTGTAGTACACACTTTTTTCATGTCAAAGAACTCATAGGGGAGAAATTCTCATCGGAAACTCCCACTACTTGTAGCTGACAAGATGGGGTTCTGCCTTGAAGTCCTTGAGTTTCTAGGAAGGCAGTCAATTGAAACAGTGCCTTTTTATGTGGTTACCTTATGTGGAACTCCCTAGCCTTGCCTAAGCTTTTATGGGTCTTAAGTGATTTTAATTCTTTTAGTGGAATAATTTTGACAAAGTATATTTATTCAGTTAATGGTGGCCTTAAATGCCTATGGGAGGAAGTAGTCAAAAGGGATGGTAGATGTGGCTATGGAGGGAAGTTGAATAAGCAGAGAAGAGAGactgagggggtgggggagatggtCCAAAGGTTTCTGTTATCTCCGTTCTTCCATGGGCAGGTAAATCACTCTCTTGGTTGTTTCTCCATTTTAAATTCATCTTTTATTTGGTAATTGCTTATGTAAGTATGAATGTGTTTGCTATATTTGCCAATAAAGTCTTGTGTCTTTTTCCTCTGTTTTTATTATACTTGTTGCTTTAAGGATGCCACTTTAAACACCCTGTAGTATGATCTAgtgcagccttgtccaacctttgggccacagatgttgctggactacagttcccataattcctgaccattggccatgctggctggggctgatgggagttgcagtccagcaacatctgtggctcaaaggttggacaaggctgatctAGTGTATTACTTAagatatttatatactactttgtAGGCAAGCCTTGCAACAtgtttacataaaatattaaacaataaatgTAGATGAAAACTGGCtatagagtagggatgggagagaaattcaatttagtttgcatttaaagctaaaaTGATCAACTTTGCATTTTTTGGAAACAACGTGAGAGCCAAAAATGGCcacctttcaaaatttgcacttctccgaattttgtgatgcggttctccaaccaaacaatgttcacaaaaCTGCATACGTTATGGGgcagtgtgcttaaaaatgaatatattggtggaaataacatacagaaatgtgttgcaTTGGgacaaattgcttacaaaaatgtgtacattcgtcaacgctgcatacaaaaatctatttattaggagaaatttgcactaacacgctggagaattttcatgaggactttttcattttcattttgcaaattactgcagaaatgaggagaactgcatttaagtttggggaaatgagaaacagagagaagtgaaactgacaggtcattccatccctactatgGAGGAAGTTTTAGTCAACACAGAACAGAACCtgcggtttatttatttatttatttatgatttattatacttgtatactgccccatagccgaagctctctgggtggtttacagtaaccaaaaacaaatacaatttaaaatacttcttttaaaaaaaacaatttaaaacacaattaaaaaaattaaaataatgtaaaacacacgctaaaatggttgtgtacacaccatacttttaaagcacatcctccttcccccccaaagaaagaatgttgggagctgtagtttctctcacagagctatagctgTAGCatcaaactaccattcccaagattctttgggggtgttttaaatgtgatttaaatgtatggtgaattTTGCAGGGCAGGTCTCcgaccaaacaatatttacaaaactcTGCAAACATCTTAGAGGGAGAGAGATGTTCCAAAGACTTCTGTTTCTCCATTCTTCCATGGTCATGTAAAAcactcccactgttgtttctcctTTTTAAATGCATATTCTAGTTGACAATCGCTTCTATAAATATGGGAGGTGGGTTTGCTCTATTCACCCATGAGGTTTTGTgacttttcttctgttttttccccatgtTTTGCCAGAAGGCTGCCAAATcatgaaatgaaaatggactgccttcaaattgaccccgacttatggcaaccctatgaatagggagttcatgctaagcggtattcagaggggggttaccatggcctccctctaaggctagtcctccccagctggctagggcctgctcagcttgccacagctgcacaagccagccccttccttgtccgcaactgccagatgggaggcaactgggttccttgagactatgcagcttgcccacggctgcacaggtggcaggggacgtaacccttgagccactccctgtgggggtgatcttcagttggcccttgacacccaggagacacgagcggggatttgaactcacagactctggactttcTGCAGTAGCCAACAGATGCCTATTTCAACACAATAACACTCTCCTGCTTGTGTTCCCAGAACTAGTATTCAGCAACAGATGTCCTCGGATACTGGAGGCAATGTAGAGCCATCATGCATAGTAGTTATTGATAGTCTTCTCCTCTATGAAGAGATCCAATCTCCTTTTGAAGCCAGCCATCCCTATACAGTCTAGTAATGAATTCTATAATTTTCACTTTGCGCTATGTGGAAAAATACCtctttttgtctgccctgaatctttcaGCATTGTGTTCCATTGAATGAGCTGGCTTCTAGTATTTTATGAAAGGCAGAATAATGGCCACCTATCCACTTTCTTTGTGGCATGCCTCATTCTGGATGCCTCTtccattctccccctcctcctgtaaGCTACAAAGTCCCAAATGATATTGGCAGTTCTATTCTGATTCTTTCCCTAAAGATCCTGAAGAAGGAATTCACCTTTTCCcagcaactgctcactgggaggTGTTCAACACTAGTCCAATTCAGAGTATacactttgaaattaatagacatggctaacttaggttcattaatttcagtgggtttactctgagtaggactcagttgaatacaatccaataCAATTGAGCAATGCACCCAGCTTCAAGATCTTTCTCCTGGTCAGCTTAGAGATGGGGAGGGAGTAAGTATGGTATTAATACTAATAACTGTGCCATTGCAAATCCTTTTTGTTTTGACAGTGATAA is from Rhineura floridana isolate rRhiFlo1 chromosome 3, rRhiFlo1.hap2, whole genome shotgun sequence and encodes:
- the LOC133382430 gene encoding zinc finger protein 271-like isoform X1, whose product is MEEDNPSCPPLGSEVTEESPPADDVQEREHGGELYGTSSERMDKESTEQNLHNQDVPRRQEGNEQKRDKSVIWYICSECGKCFNCGATEHQRIHKNKNLSNQDGPRRHKGNDTEHRRGLGGIPLKPEEPEKRDEDCPGAQLRISKDEQPNQSSLSWESTAGFATAHIERDFQETEGEGEPCEILSEGPQPEEVKDNLRFQDERRKQVGSHTEERRENASKSPALPTEEKPHKCAMCGKSFDRSSGLLRHARIHTGKALFQCDICEKSFKQSSNLISHRRTHTGERPYVCLQCGKGFKQSSDLIIHRRIHTGEKPYKCPKCELNFRSNSNLKAHQRTHKGEEQDCATN
- the LOC133382430 gene encoding zinc finger protein 271-like isoform X2 produces the protein MDKESTEQNLHNQDVPRRQEGNEQKRDKSVIWYICSECGKCFNCGATEHQRIHKNKNLSNQDGPRRHKGNDTEHRRGLGGIPLKPEEPEKRDEDCPGAQLRISKDEQPNQSSLSWESTAGFATAHIERDFQETEGEGEPCEILSEGPQPEEVKDNLRFQDERRKQVGSHTEERRENASKSPALPTEEKPHKCAMCGKSFDRSSGLLRHARIHTGKALFQCDICEKSFKQSSNLISHRRTHTGERPYVCLQCGKGFKQSSDLIIHRRIHTGEKPYKCPKCELNFRSNSNLKAHQRTHKGEEQDCATN